Proteins found in one Panthera tigris isolate Pti1 chromosome B3, P.tigris_Pti1_mat1.1, whole genome shotgun sequence genomic segment:
- the DTD2 gene encoding D-aminoacyl-tRNA deacylase 2, producing the protein MADSGRIPQARALLQQCLHARLQIRPAEGDTETQWVEVQRGLVIYVCFFKGANKELLPKMVNTLLNVKLSETENGKHVSILDLPGNVLIIPQATLGGRVKGRNMQYHSNSGKEEGLELYSQFVTLCEKELAANSKCAEAGVVVEHGTYGNRQVLKLDTNGPYTHLIEF; encoded by the exons ATGGCTGACAGCGGCCGGATTCCTCAGGCCCGGGCACTTCTGCAGCAGTGCCTGCACGCCCGCCTGCAAATACGCCCAGCCGAGGGGGACACCGAGACTCAATGGGTGGAG GTTCAGAGGGGATTAGTGATCTATGTGTGTTTTTTCAAGGGAGCTAATAAAGAACTTCTTCCCAAAATGG TTAATACTCTGTTAAATGTGAAattaagtgaaacagaaaatGGCAAGCACGTGTCTATATTGGATCTACCTGGCAATGTTCTTATCATCCCTCAAGCCACTCTTGGAGGGAGagtaaaaggaagaaacatgCAGTATCACTCTAACTCTGGAAAAGAAGAAGGGTTAGAACTTTATTCCCAATTTGTGACTCTGTGTGAGAAAGAATTAGCTGCTAACAGCAAGTGTGCTGAAGCTGGGGTTGTGGTGGAACATGGTACTTACGGGAACAGGCAGGTGTTAAAGCTGGATACCAATGGACCATACACACACctaattgaattttga